Proteins encoded together in one Neobacillus sp. FSL H8-0543 window:
- a CDS encoding carboxyl transferase domain-containing protein, whose amino-acid sequence MTEQVKDIVKESVEDLINRKKLAILNGGIEKIQRQHEAGFYTARERIDLLVDSDSFLEFGMLNHSDIPGLENKSAGDGLIVGIAKVDGRPIVVQAGDKTVFAGTEGAVHMRKAKTIHEYALKRGLPLFFLHEGGGLRMPDGMGSDGISDKLFPQEMLTHSRQVPFITSILGDSFGGPTWMAVSSDFVTQLKGTCMAVAGPRMIEMATGQRVSTEELGGWKVHASQTGQADAFGNTEEECIAQMKKYFSYMPLNATMETPYKETNDDPYRRVERLLDILPNKANRAYDMKKIIIEIVDDRQFFEYKELYGPALLTVFARMNGRTVGIVASQPIKYAGASGVQECEKATDFICLCDSFNIPMIFLHDTPGFRISNEAEKQKIPTKIMVWNQALAHSTVPKISVIIRKSVGAAYGNMCGPTMGADFVVAWPTAEINFTGPEVGINVVYGRQLEGVENAKEVRKELLEKWAFDSSPYKAAAKHLIDDVIDPRDTRKFLCKTLEFAVVKNGSMSERRLANWPTGI is encoded by the coding sequence GTGACAGAACAAGTAAAGGATATCGTAAAAGAATCGGTTGAGGATTTAATCAATAGGAAAAAGCTTGCCATACTAAATGGCGGTATCGAGAAAATTCAGCGTCAGCATGAAGCAGGCTTTTATACAGCAAGAGAAAGGATTGACCTACTGGTGGATTCAGATTCTTTTCTGGAATTTGGCATGCTCAATCATTCGGATATTCCCGGATTAGAGAACAAGAGTGCAGGTGATGGTCTTATTGTCGGTATTGCCAAAGTAGATGGAAGACCGATTGTGGTACAGGCAGGTGATAAAACGGTGTTTGCAGGGACAGAAGGTGCCGTTCACATGCGAAAAGCGAAAACCATCCACGAGTATGCGTTAAAACGCGGTTTACCTTTGTTCTTCCTTCATGAAGGCGGAGGGCTTAGAATGCCTGATGGTATGGGATCAGACGGAATCAGTGATAAACTTTTTCCACAGGAAATGCTGACACATAGCAGACAGGTTCCTTTTATCACAAGTATTCTAGGTGATAGCTTTGGAGGTCCAACATGGATGGCCGTTTCATCTGATTTTGTCACCCAGCTAAAAGGAACCTGTATGGCGGTTGCTGGTCCTCGAATGATTGAGATGGCTACAGGCCAGCGGGTATCTACAGAAGAATTAGGTGGTTGGAAGGTCCATGCCTCTCAGACAGGTCAGGCGGATGCATTCGGTAATACTGAGGAAGAGTGTATTGCACAAATGAAAAAGTACTTCAGCTATATGCCGTTAAATGCAACGATGGAAACCCCCTATAAAGAAACCAATGATGATCCTTACCGAAGAGTAGAACGATTGTTGGATATTTTACCAAACAAAGCAAATAGAGCCTATGATATGAAGAAAATTATCATCGAAATCGTGGATGATCGTCAATTCTTTGAGTATAAGGAGTTATATGGCCCTGCACTTTTAACGGTTTTTGCCAGAATGAACGGTAGGACAGTTGGAATTGTTGCCAGTCAGCCTATTAAATATGCGGGAGCATCAGGGGTACAGGAATGCGAAAAAGCCACTGATTTTATTTGTTTATGTGATTCCTTTAATATTCCAATGATTTTTTTACATGATACTCCTGGATTCCGAATAAGTAATGAAGCTGAAAAGCAAAAAATACCAACCAAAATCATGGTCTGGAACCAAGCGCTCGCTCATTCAACCGTTCCGAAAATATCGGTTATTATTCGAAAAAGTGTGGGTGCTGCTTATGGAAACATGTGTGGACCTACAATGGGGGCGGATTTTGTTGTTGCATGGCCCACCGCGGAGATAAACTTCACGGGACCAGAAGTGGGAATCAATGTTGTATATGGGCGGCAGTTAGAGGGGGTGGAAAATGCTAAGGAAGTTCGAAAAGAGCTTCTCGAAAAGTGGGCATTCGATAGTTCTCCTTACAAAGCGGCAGCAAAACACCTTATCGACGATGTTATTGATCCACGGGATACTCGAAAATTTCTTTGTAAAACATTAGAGTTTGCGGTTGTGAAAAATGGATCGATGAGTGAACGAAGATTAGCAAACTGGCCGACAGGTATTTAA
- a CDS encoding AMP-binding protein, with product MKELLRKSWPSQVPKTLTYRLGQRPLHEYVKLNAIHTPDNIAYSFYGKELIWKEIDESVDKFAQFLTDQGVKKGDCIALFMQNCPQYIIAHYGIQRLGGIVVPLNPMYKESELEYLINEVKIKAIVTGQELYSRIEVIRSKTQSIEFVVTTNYSDYLPDEPTLSLPQELTLKKEHLKGSFDFIHILSEHEPYSHHVEIDLWNDIGLMVFTSGTTGRPKAAMLPYGSALFKTAATIQGNQYQSSERYLTVAPLCHIAGMVMGVNIPVYAGCECILLTRFDPMTTIDAIEQYKISAWYSIAPMNVAILNTPGIEKRDLSSLKSNASTSFGVPVTEQLANTWKKVTQGCIMHEASYGLSETHTCDTFMPKDQIKWGSCGIPTFDTDLKIIKTETGELAGHGEKGEIVIKNPGVFKGYLNRPEATAETLRDGWVHTGDIGSVDEDGYLFFHGRIKEMIKSSGYSVFPEDVEAMLNEHPGILQCAVIGVPDEIRGESVKAFIVLKPDFVGKISEQEMIGWAKEKMAAYKSPKYVEFLLQLPATSSGKVLRRLLKEPERKEV from the coding sequence ATGAAGGAACTATTGCGAAAAAGCTGGCCTAGTCAGGTCCCGAAAACATTAACATATCGACTTGGGCAAAGGCCACTTCATGAGTATGTAAAACTAAATGCCATTCATACACCCGATAATATTGCCTATTCGTTCTATGGAAAGGAACTAATATGGAAAGAGATTGACGAATCTGTTGATAAATTTGCTCAATTCCTAACGGACCAAGGGGTGAAAAAAGGAGATTGTATTGCATTATTTATGCAAAATTGCCCTCAGTATATCATTGCCCACTACGGAATACAGCGACTGGGAGGAATTGTCGTCCCTTTAAACCCAATGTACAAAGAATCTGAGTTGGAATACTTGATAAATGAGGTAAAGATAAAAGCAATCGTCACAGGTCAAGAACTGTATTCTCGCATTGAAGTCATTCGCTCAAAAACTCAGTCGATCGAATTTGTTGTAACAACAAATTATTCTGATTATCTTCCTGACGAACCAACATTGTCTTTACCCCAAGAATTAACACTTAAAAAGGAACATCTTAAAGGGTCATTTGATTTCATTCACATCTTAAGTGAACATGAACCCTATTCCCATCATGTTGAAATAGACCTCTGGAATGACATCGGATTAATGGTCTTTACATCTGGCACAACTGGAAGACCGAAAGCTGCGATGTTACCGTATGGCAGTGCCCTTTTTAAAACGGCAGCCACCATTCAAGGTAATCAGTATCAATCTAGTGAACGGTATTTAACAGTTGCTCCATTATGCCATATCGCAGGGATGGTTATGGGGGTGAATATCCCTGTTTATGCTGGTTGTGAATGTATATTATTAACTCGGTTTGACCCAATGACAACCATTGATGCAATTGAACAATATAAAATCAGTGCTTGGTATAGTATCGCACCAATGAATGTCGCTATATTGAACACACCGGGAATTGAAAAAAGGGATTTATCTTCCCTAAAATCGAATGCATCTACTAGTTTTGGAGTGCCTGTTACCGAACAATTAGCAAATACGTGGAAGAAAGTAACACAAGGTTGCATTATGCACGAAGCTTCTTATGGATTAAGTGAGACACATACTTGTGATACTTTTATGCCGAAAGACCAAATTAAATGGGGGAGCTGTGGAATCCCTACATTTGATACAGATCTTAAAATAATCAAAACTGAAACGGGTGAATTGGCTGGCCATGGTGAAAAGGGTGAAATCGTCATCAAGAATCCGGGGGTATTTAAAGGCTATTTAAATAGACCAGAGGCTACAGCTGAAACGCTTAGAGATGGCTGGGTTCATACAGGCGACATTGGAAGTGTTGATGAGGATGGCTATTTATTTTTCCATGGGCGTATTAAAGAAATGATCAAATCCTCAGGCTATAGTGTATTCCCTGAAGATGTTGAAGCCATGCTAAATGAACATCCAGGAATTCTCCAATGTGCTGTAATCGGTGTGCCGGATGAAATAAGAGGGGAAAGTGTAAAAGCTTTTATAGTATTAAAGCCGGATTTTGTTGGTAAGATTTCAGAACAAGAAATGATTGGTTGGGCTAAGGAGAAAATGGCCGCCTATAAATCTCCTAAATATGTAGAATTTTTACTTCAATTGCCTGCAACAAGCTCAGGGAAAGTGTTAAGAAGACTCCTGAAAGAACCGGAAAGAAAGGAGGTTTGA
- a CDS encoding 3-hydroxyacyl-CoA dehydrogenase family protein, translating to MDIHDVKHISVLGAGSMGHQIAMLCALGGFSTTIYDIQESALEKAKENLEFQMGKWIQKGKISSEALAEAFARLSYTTSLEVAVGNTDFVIEAVVEKLNVKRELFAAVDQLAPPHAILTSNSSTIVSSRIADATARPEKICNMHFFFPALVMDCVEVVMSDTTSQETANVTLAVCEKIKRTGVLLRKETWGFVANRLLFALNKEALKLHEEGICDYKDIDIIVRKSLNHPLGPFELMDLSGIDVGYYALSEKYTETGNIEDKPPISLEEKVNAGTLGRKTGMGWYEYEGAGVKVK from the coding sequence ATGGATATTCATGATGTAAAACATATTTCGGTATTAGGAGCAGGATCCATGGGCCACCAAATTGCCATGTTATGTGCATTAGGCGGCTTTTCAACTACAATCTATGATATTCAAGAGAGTGCTTTGGAGAAAGCAAAAGAAAACTTAGAATTCCAAATGGGAAAGTGGATCCAAAAAGGGAAGATTAGCAGCGAAGCTTTGGCGGAAGCCTTCGCACGTTTATCCTATACTACAAGTTTAGAAGTTGCAGTAGGAAACACAGACTTTGTGATTGAGGCTGTCGTTGAAAAATTAAATGTGAAGCGGGAACTTTTCGCCGCCGTTGATCAATTGGCTCCACCTCATGCCATTCTGACATCTAATAGCTCCACCATTGTCAGTTCCAGAATTGCAGATGCAACGGCTAGACCAGAAAAAATCTGTAATATGCATTTCTTCTTCCCTGCTCTGGTAATGGATTGTGTGGAAGTTGTTATGAGTGATACCACTTCTCAAGAAACGGCTAATGTCACATTGGCCGTTTGTGAAAAAATCAAGCGGACAGGAGTATTATTACGAAAGGAAACATGGGGTTTTGTTGCCAATCGTCTGCTTTTTGCTCTAAACAAAGAGGCGCTTAAGCTCCATGAGGAAGGGATTTGTGATTATAAAGACATTGATATCATTGTACGTAAATCACTAAACCATCCATTAGGGCCATTCGAACTGATGGATCTATCTGGAATTGATGTCGGATATTACGCACTTTCAGAAAAATACACAGAAACAGGAAATATTGAAGATAAACCTCCTATAAGTCTGGAAGAAAAAGTAAATGCAGGTACTTTGGGCAGAAAGACGGGAATGGGCTGGTATGAATATGAAGGAGCAGGGGTGAAGGTTAAGTGA
- a CDS encoding enoyl-CoA hydratase has translation MNNQLVKLEKNDNIAIVTIDNPPLNVLSNQVTNELKTTFDEIANDSEIVVVILTGAGSRAFMAGADIKEFPQSIGQTGMKERVLEQHAVFNQIDFLPKPTIAVLNGLTFGGGCELAITCDIRIAEEHAQLGLPEIKLGIFPGGGGTQRLPRIIGEAKAKELMFVGNPITAHEAEKIGLVNKVVGTGQGMNEAMVLAKQMSGYSLQALSRIKKAVDEGTNMEFFAGIEREAELFEEVFLTEDVKEGVSAFIEKRKPVFAHK, from the coding sequence GTGAATAATCAATTAGTCAAACTTGAGAAAAATGACAATATTGCTATCGTAACAATTGACAATCCGCCATTAAATGTTTTAAGCAACCAGGTAACCAATGAGTTAAAAACAACCTTTGATGAAATTGCCAATGATTCTGAGATTGTAGTAGTAATCTTGACCGGTGCTGGAAGCCGTGCGTTCATGGCGGGTGCTGATATTAAAGAATTCCCACAATCAATCGGCCAAACAGGCATGAAGGAACGGGTATTGGAGCAGCACGCTGTCTTTAACCAAATCGATTTTCTTCCAAAGCCAACAATTGCTGTATTAAATGGGCTGACCTTTGGTGGAGGATGTGAACTTGCCATTACCTGCGATATCCGGATCGCTGAAGAACATGCTCAACTAGGATTGCCTGAAATAAAATTAGGAATCTTTCCAGGCGGTGGAGGTACCCAACGACTTCCTAGAATCATAGGGGAAGCAAAAGCAAAGGAGCTTATGTTTGTGGGCAACCCTATTACTGCTCACGAAGCTGAAAAAATCGGATTAGTAAACAAAGTGGTTGGAACAGGACAAGGAATGAACGAGGCAATGGTTTTGGCAAAGCAAATGAGCGGATACTCCCTTCAAGCATTATCCCGCATAAAGAAAGCGGTAGATGAAGGAACAAATATGGAATTTTTTGCTGGAATCGAAAGGGAAGCTGAACTGTTTGAAGAAGTTTTCTTAACAGAAGATGTCAAAGAAGGAGTTTCAGCGTTTATTGAAAAAAGAAAGCCTGTTTTCGCCCATAAATAG
- a CDS encoding thiolase family protein, producing MSNRDAVIVSAVRTPIGRQGGALASLDAHEYGAVVIKEALRRAGVNAEQIEDVIFGNVLSGGGNIARLTALQLGVSLETPGVTIDRQCGSGINAVNFAAQAIKAGAGDIYVAGGTESMSRAPYLMDRATKAYSPAPPRFRSAQLSPKEIGDPPMGITAENLVKKYNITREEQDAYSFRSQQRMASAMEQDFYKEQIVPIVLPVRKGEPIIFSTDEHPRPNTTLEGLAKLSPAFLEGGTVTAGSSSGLNDAACALVIMSREKASELGLKPLAVIRDYAVSGVDPNIMGIGPVPAVRKLLKRTGLTINDIDLVELNEAFASQVIACNRELEINEEKLNVNGGAIAHGHPLGATGAILMTKAIYELQRTNKHTAIITACIGGGQGIATLIEREG from the coding sequence TTGTCTAATAGAGATGCAGTGATTGTTTCAGCGGTAAGGACTCCGATTGGAAGGCAGGGTGGTGCATTAGCTAGCCTGGACGCCCATGAATATGGAGCAGTCGTAATAAAGGAAGCCTTAAGAAGGGCAGGAGTAAACGCAGAGCAAATTGAAGATGTTATTTTTGGAAATGTATTAAGCGGTGGAGGAAACATTGCTAGATTAACAGCTTTACAGCTGGGAGTATCTCTGGAAACACCTGGGGTTACCATCGATCGTCAGTGTGGGTCAGGTATTAATGCAGTTAATTTTGCAGCTCAAGCCATCAAAGCTGGAGCAGGAGATATTTATGTCGCTGGTGGAACAGAGAGCATGAGCCGTGCACCTTATTTAATGGATCGGGCAACAAAAGCGTATAGTCCAGCACCGCCAAGATTTCGGTCAGCTCAGCTTTCACCAAAGGAAATTGGGGATCCGCCAATGGGAATCACGGCTGAAAATCTTGTTAAAAAATATAACATTACTCGAGAAGAACAAGATGCGTATTCATTTAGAAGTCAACAAAGAATGGCATCAGCCATGGAACAAGACTTCTATAAAGAACAAATTGTTCCAATCGTATTACCGGTGAGAAAAGGGGAGCCAATCATTTTTTCAACGGATGAACATCCACGTCCAAATACGACTCTAGAAGGTTTAGCAAAACTATCACCAGCTTTTCTAGAAGGTGGTACGGTTACCGCGGGTAGTAGTTCAGGACTTAATGATGCAGCGTGCGCTTTAGTTATTATGTCTCGTGAGAAGGCTTCTGAATTAGGATTAAAGCCGCTGGCAGTCATTCGTGATTATGCCGTAAGTGGAGTCGATCCAAACATTATGGGTATTGGTCCAGTGCCTGCAGTGAGAAAGCTATTAAAGCGGACAGGCTTAACGATAAATGATATTGATTTAGTGGAACTAAACGAAGCGTTTGCTTCACAGGTTATTGCCTGCAATCGAGAGCTGGAAATTAACGAAGAAAAACTAAATGTTAACGGCGGTGCGATTGCGCACGGTCACCCACTGGGAGCGACAGGTGCTATTTTAATGACCAAAGCGATTTATGAATTACAAAGAACTAATAAACACACGGCGATCATTACGGCCTGCATTGGCGGCGGCCAAGGCATTGCTACGTTGATTGAACGAGAAGGATAA
- a CDS encoding acetyl-CoA carboxylase biotin carboxylase subunit, producing the protein MFNKILIANRGEIAGRIIRTCKSLKIQSVAVYSEADAQALHVKMADEAYLIGGPRVSESYLNMDRIIEVAQKSKAEAIHPGYGLLSENATFARKCEEAGLIFIGPSPEVIEQMGSKITSRIAMEKAGLPIIPGSKQPLKDVEEAELVAIEMGFPVMLKASAGGGGIGIQLVNSAEELRKSYAGNQTRAANFFGNGAMYLEKYIQNPHHIEIQILADKQGNTVFLWERECSIQRRHQKILEEAPSPFLDETTRKKMGEAAVRAAKSIGYSNAGTVEFLVDSEMNFYFLEMNTRLQVEHPVTEEITGIDLVEKQLRISFGETLGITQSEITRNGHAIEVRIYAEDPKTFFPSPGKITKFSIPTGRNIRHELAVEENSTVSPYYDPMIAKLIVTAETREEAIDRLHSALDSYHVEGIKTNVLFLKELTLHPEFQSGETTTHFLEQNKLTITTK; encoded by the coding sequence ATGTTTAATAAAATTCTTATTGCCAATCGAGGAGAAATTGCAGGCCGTATTATTCGTACTTGTAAATCCTTGAAAATCCAATCCGTTGCTGTTTATTCCGAGGCAGATGCTCAAGCCCTTCATGTGAAAATGGCCGATGAAGCCTATTTAATAGGAGGACCACGGGTTAGTGAGAGCTACCTTAATATGGATAGAATAATCGAAGTCGCACAAAAGTCTAAAGCGGAAGCCATTCATCCTGGATATGGATTGCTATCGGAAAATGCTACTTTTGCAAGAAAATGTGAGGAAGCTGGACTTATCTTTATTGGACCAAGTCCAGAGGTCATTGAGCAAATGGGTAGTAAGATTACATCTCGTATTGCAATGGAAAAGGCAGGGTTACCAATTATCCCGGGTAGTAAGCAGCCCCTTAAAGATGTAGAAGAGGCAGAGCTTGTTGCAATTGAAATGGGCTTTCCCGTGATGCTTAAAGCATCTGCAGGAGGTGGAGGAATTGGTATACAGCTTGTGAATAGTGCGGAAGAACTTCGAAAGTCTTATGCTGGGAATCAGACTCGTGCTGCCAACTTTTTTGGAAACGGTGCTATGTACCTTGAAAAGTATATTCAAAACCCGCATCACATTGAAATTCAAATTTTAGCAGATAAACAAGGAAATACGGTGTTCTTATGGGAAAGAGAATGCTCGATCCAACGCCGTCATCAAAAGATTCTTGAGGAAGCGCCATCTCCTTTTTTGGATGAAACCACCCGAAAAAAAATGGGAGAGGCTGCTGTACGGGCTGCTAAATCAATAGGTTACAGTAATGCTGGTACAGTTGAGTTTCTAGTAGATTCAGAAATGAATTTTTATTTTCTTGAAATGAATACTAGATTACAAGTGGAGCATCCTGTTACCGAAGAAATAACTGGAATTGATTTAGTAGAAAAACAATTAAGAATCTCATTCGGAGAAACATTAGGAATCACTCAATCAGAAATTACGAGAAACGGGCATGCAATTGAAGTTCGAATCTATGCAGAAGACCCAAAAACATTCTTCCCATCACCTGGGAAGATAACAAAATTTAGTATCCCAACAGGCAGGAATATCAGACATGAATTGGCGGTGGAAGAGAATTCAACCGTCTCTCCTTACTACGATCCAATGATTGCTAAATTAATTGTAACGGCTGAAACTCGTGAGGAAGCAATTGATCGACTACATTCAGCATTAGACTCTTATCACGTCGAGGGTATAAAAACGAATGTTTTATTCCTAAAGGAGCTAACGCTTCACCCCGAATTCCAGTCCGGGGAAACAACGACCCATTTCTTGGAACAAAACAAACTTACTATTACCACTAAATAA
- a CDS encoding carboxyl transferase domain-containing protein, producing MTWEVEINEIRRREELAKQMGGEERVARHKSRGKLTVRERIVSLLDDNTFHETGAIAGKAKYDENGELIEFTPANFLLGTGRINGRKVVVGADDFTVRGGAADGAIMGKQIYAERMAHDLQLPLIRLVDGTGGGGSVTFLDTQGHTYIPVNPAWDLVVANMERVPVVGLCLGSVAGLGAGRVAASHFSVMVEETAQLFVAGPPVVKYGMGQDLTKEELGGIQVHRSSGAIDNIASSEEDAFVQTRRFLSYLPSSVWQLPPVEKSEDNPLRKEERLLSVIPKNRRAPYRVREILQMIFDEDSTFEMGRYYGGGTLTCFARLNGHPVGVLASDPYVNGGGLTAESSEKIERFVDLCQTFHLPIINLVDQPGMVIGLPNEIKGTIRKGVRAIAAIYQTKVPMIEIIMRRAFGVGGAGMTNGHGLNLRYAWPSGDWGSLPVEGGVQVAYRRELEASDNPQELLNQLLERMESVRSPIRTAEVFGVEEIIDPRDTRPLLCEWVQDAYALLPQMLGPSSHGMRP from the coding sequence ATGACTTGGGAAGTAGAAATTAACGAAATTCGACGCCGGGAAGAATTAGCAAAACAAATGGGCGGTGAGGAACGGGTTGCAAGGCATAAATCTAGAGGAAAACTAACGGTCAGAGAAAGAATTGTCAGTTTGCTAGATGATAACACCTTTCATGAAACGGGTGCCATTGCAGGGAAGGCGAAGTATGATGAAAATGGTGAATTGATAGAATTTACACCGGCAAATTTCTTATTGGGAACAGGCCGAATTAATGGGCGCAAGGTTGTAGTCGGCGCTGACGATTTTACTGTTCGCGGCGGTGCAGCAGATGGAGCGATTATGGGAAAACAAATCTATGCGGAACGTATGGCACATGATTTGCAGTTACCCCTAATCCGGCTTGTTGATGGTACTGGCGGTGGTGGTAGTGTTACTTTTCTCGACACCCAAGGCCATACATATATTCCGGTAAATCCAGCTTGGGATTTAGTGGTTGCGAATATGGAACGTGTTCCTGTTGTGGGCTTGTGTTTGGGATCTGTTGCAGGGCTAGGTGCTGGAAGAGTTGCCGCTTCACACTTTTCCGTAATGGTAGAGGAAACGGCGCAACTATTTGTTGCAGGACCTCCTGTTGTTAAATATGGTATGGGTCAGGATTTGACGAAAGAAGAACTAGGTGGAATTCAAGTTCATCGGTCAAGTGGAGCGATAGATAATATTGCTAGTTCAGAAGAAGATGCATTTGTGCAGACTCGTAGATTCTTATCCTACCTGCCTTCAAGTGTATGGCAGCTGCCCCCTGTAGAAAAAAGTGAAGACAATCCCCTTCGGAAGGAGGAGCGCTTACTTTCTGTCATTCCTAAAAACAGAAGAGCCCCTTATAGGGTTCGTGAAATCCTGCAAATGATTTTCGATGAAGACTCGACCTTTGAGATGGGCAGGTATTATGGCGGTGGTACTCTTACATGTTTTGCCCGGCTTAACGGACATCCTGTAGGGGTACTAGCTTCCGACCCGTATGTAAATGGCGGAGGTCTAACGGCTGAGAGTTCCGAAAAAATTGAAAGATTTGTAGATCTTTGTCAAACCTTTCATTTGCCGATTATCAATTTAGTCGACCAGCCTGGTATGGTAATTGGACTCCCAAATGAAATAAAGGGTACGATTCGAAAAGGGGTTCGTGCCATTGCGGCTATTTATCAGACAAAAGTTCCGATGATTGAGATTATTATGCGCCGTGCTTTTGGAGTAGGAGGTGCAGGTATGACCAATGGACACGGCTTGAACTTGCGATATGCGTGGCCTTCTGGTGATTGGGGTTCACTCCCTGTTGAGGGTGGTGTACAGGTGGCTTATCGCCGGGAACTAGAGGCAAGTGACAATCCACAAGAGTTATTAAATCAACTTCTTGAACGGATGGAATCTGTAAGGTCACCAATTCGGACAGCTGAAGTGTTCGGCGTGGAAGAGATTATCGATCCGCGAGATACAAGGCCGCTCTTATGTGAATGGGTTCAGGATGCTTACGCACTTCTCCCACAAATGCTTGGCCCTTCAAGTCATGGGATGAGACCTTAA
- a CDS encoding AMP-binding protein, giving the protein MNPLMEGAFPEEVVTKSLQYWAETAGEKTFLYYGEDERRISYQKFHQLTNSIGHSLISRGIHKGDRISVFLKNPLISTMVMFGIWKCGAVFSPINFNYRGKLLSYQLKDSQPKMLITERMMVPILNEIASEIEGIVTFVHNPMEGEHDFIVELTDISLHANYNEISFERLLRGDTSNLDVELNYWDTANIIYTSGTTGPAKGVVQSHRWINGYTVGSRQMMSYDDVIYNDLPLYHVGGAFFNVAKGAYEGCTVALWDKFSPNQFWGRIEKSRSTMVTLLDVMIPWLMNAAPNENDRNNTLNKVHMQPLPKYHNDIAKRFGFDIVTAGFGQTESGNPLISIILETEEGEGTPLSLYKGHSRQEIVDQCKVNRIPILNGNQDLKKGFMGTPPNYFEITILDDNDLEVPVGQVGHLALRPRLPHLILSEYLNKPESTVNSFRNLWFHTGDAGYLGEDGNYYFVDRLGGVIRCHGEKISSYQLEDIVNGHPEIELTAAFPVPAEVGDEDDVAIYVVKKTDSSLNESELKDWVKDKLPKYMWPKYVRFTYELPRTPTNKIEKYKLRNELMSQLRLQTSN; this is encoded by the coding sequence TTGAATCCATTAATGGAAGGAGCATTTCCGGAAGAAGTCGTTACGAAAAGCCTGCAGTATTGGGCAGAAACGGCGGGAGAAAAAACATTTCTTTATTATGGTGAAGATGAGAGACGTATTTCGTATCAAAAATTCCATCAATTAACAAATAGTATTGGACATTCTTTGATATCTAGGGGAATTCATAAAGGGGATCGAATATCTGTCTTCTTAAAAAACCCACTTATTTCTACCATGGTCATGTTTGGAATTTGGAAATGTGGTGCGGTATTTAGTCCTATCAATTTTAACTATCGGGGCAAGCTATTAAGTTATCAGTTGAAAGATTCACAACCAAAAATGCTCATTACAGAGCGAATGATGGTTCCAATATTAAATGAAATTGCATCAGAAATCGAGGGGATTGTCACCTTTGTCCATAATCCGATGGAAGGGGAACATGACTTTATTGTGGAGCTTACAGATATTTCGTTGCATGCAAATTATAATGAAATATCATTCGAACGCTTGCTGCGTGGGGATACTAGTAATCTTGATGTAGAGTTAAATTATTGGGATACTGCCAATATCATTTATACCTCAGGAACCACTGGACCAGCAAAAGGTGTCGTTCAATCACACCGGTGGATCAATGGATATACGGTTGGGAGCAGGCAAATGATGTCCTATGATGATGTTATTTATAATGATCTCCCACTTTACCATGTTGGTGGAGCCTTTTTTAATGTTGCAAAAGGTGCATATGAAGGCTGTACGGTTGCTCTTTGGGATAAATTCAGTCCCAATCAATTTTGGGGCAGGATTGAAAAAAGCAGGTCAACGATGGTTACGCTGCTCGATGTTATGATTCCATGGCTAATGAACGCGGCGCCGAACGAAAACGATCGAAACAATACGTTAAATAAAGTGCATATGCAGCCACTTCCTAAATATCATAATGATATTGCAAAGAGATTCGGCTTTGATATCGTTACAGCTGGTTTTGGGCAAACGGAGTCAGGTAATCCGTTGATTAGCATAATCCTTGAGACAGAAGAGGGTGAGGGAACACCGCTATCCCTTTATAAAGGCCATTCAAGACAGGAGATTGTTGATCAATGTAAGGTAAACAGAATCCCAATCCTTAATGGAAACCAGGATTTGAAAAAGGGATTTATGGGAACTCCTCCTAACTACTTTGAAATCACGATACTGGATGATAATGATTTAGAAGTTCCTGTTGGTCAAGTAGGCCATCTGGCTTTGCGACCACGTTTACCACATCTTATATTATCTGAATATTTAAATAAACCTGAGTCTACTGTAAATTCTTTCAGAAACCTTTGGTTTCATACTGGTGATGCCGGTTACCTTGGAGAAGATGGAAATTATTATTTTGTTGACCGACTCGGCGGAGTCATTCGCTGTCACGGCGAAAAAATATCATCCTATCAATTGGAGGATATTGTTAACGGACATCCTGAAATTGAGCTTACCGCAGCTTTTCCAGTTCCTGCAGAGGTTGGGGATGAAGATGATGTGGCCATCTATGTAGTAAAGAAGACGGACTCTTCGCTTAACGAGTCAGAACTGAAGGATTGGGTAAAGGATAAGCTTCCCAAATACATGTGGCCTAAGTATGTTCGATTCACATATGAATTACCAAGGACCCCCACAAATAAAATTGAAAAATATAAGTTAAGAAACGAACTAATGTCACAGCTGAGATTACAAACTTCGAATTAA